The following are encoded in a window of Staphylospora marina genomic DNA:
- a CDS encoding CaiB/BaiF CoA transferase family protein, whose product MLTGIRVLDFTVYFPGPVATGRLAAMGAEVVKVEPPKGDPARHAGEQSGGIGILFSANNRGKKSVRIDLKQEAGRRLALRLAERADVLLESFRPGVMDKLGLGYEQVSAVNPGIVYGSLTGFGRTGPLSRLASHDLNYQALSGLLSLLTADGSPGLPAVQLVDLVGGLAASERILAALMERGKTGRGSRLDISMLDEAFRLLHTHREIQAVSGSGRGLSLLSGGAVAYGVYETKDGGHVALAAVEPVFWRRFCEAVGRPDWISHGWSPQTKDNPVYRELCELFRERTRAEWASLGLRVDCCLSPVLEVGELFRYPPFSEQPPRVPEASLPPAPAVPGQDAETVLREWLGEEEADIRRFRDEGAFGTTG is encoded by the coding sequence ATGCTCACAGGGATTCGCGTGCTGGATTTCACCGTTTACTTCCCGGGACCGGTGGCGACGGGACGGCTTGCGGCCATGGGGGCCGAAGTGGTCAAGGTGGAGCCGCCGAAAGGAGATCCCGCCCGCCACGCCGGTGAACAATCCGGAGGAATCGGGATCCTGTTTTCGGCCAACAACCGCGGCAAGAAAAGTGTCAGGATCGATCTGAAACAAGAGGCCGGCCGCCGCCTGGCCCTTCGCTTGGCGGAACGGGCCGATGTGCTTCTGGAAAGTTTTCGGCCCGGCGTGATGGACAAACTGGGGCTGGGGTATGAGCAGGTATCGGCCGTCAACCCGGGCATCGTGTACGGGTCGTTGACCGGTTTCGGCCGGACGGGACCGCTGTCACGGCTGGCGAGTCATGACCTCAATTACCAGGCGTTGAGCGGGCTGTTGAGTCTTTTGACCGCGGACGGCAGCCCGGGGTTGCCCGCCGTCCAGCTCGTTGATCTGGTCGGCGGCCTGGCGGCGTCGGAACGGATCCTGGCCGCATTGATGGAGCGGGGGAAAACGGGGCGTGGTTCCCGTCTGGACATTTCCATGTTGGACGAAGCGTTTCGCTTGCTCCACACGCACCGTGAAATCCAGGCGGTTTCCGGATCCGGCAGGGGTCTGTCCCTTCTTTCGGGGGGAGCGGTGGCATACGGGGTGTATGAAACCAAAGACGGCGGGCATGTGGCACTTGCCGCCGTCGAACCCGTGTTTTGGCGCCGGTTTTGTGAAGCCGTGGGCAGGCCTGACTGGATCTCGCACGGCTGGTCACCGCAAACGAAAGACAATCCGGTGTACCGGGAGTTGTGCGAACTGTTCCGGGAACGGACCCGGGCCGAGTGGGCAAGCCTTGGGCTCCGGGTGGATTGTTGTCTGAGTCCCGTACTGGAAGTGGGAGAGCTCTTCCGGTATCCACCGTTTTCCGAACAGCCTCCCCGGGTGCCCGAAGCTTCCCTGCCGCCCGCTCCGGCCGTGCCCGGTCAGGATGCGGAGACGGTGCTGCGGGAATGGCTGGGAGAGGAGGAAGCGGACATCAGGCGCTTTCGGGATGAAGGGGCCTTCGGAACCACCGGTTGA
- a CDS encoding M2 family metallopeptidase has translation MHSFLERENRKLKELYNPWMEAYWQKSITGDEEWRKKEEEAETAYRRLLADPERFRTIQELRARANPGSLEHRQLVRLELEATENRIPDDLLQRIVRLSSQLTSAFSTFRGELDGRRVTENDLREILKTSRDPELCRKAWIAGKQVGAEVADGLLELVKLRNEAARRLGYEDYHHMSFALSELDRDEIWDLFDRLKELTDEPYRRVKREIDRERAEWFGIRPEDLRPWHYPDPFFQEAPEVKGADVTPHLRGKDIVELTVKTFDSVGMDIRDILGRSDLFEREGKDQHAFCLDLDRSGDVRILCNVREDQYWMETMLHEIGHAVYDKYIDPELPFILHTPAHIFVTEAVAMFFGRMVKRREWLKTFLFLEDRLLDEMAPALEATERRRMLIFARWVITFVRFERELYANPDQDLNHLWWKLVRDIQLVQPPDGTDEPHWASKIHFTVAPVYYHNYLLGELTASQFESAIRDRTGGKVFTPETGRFFREHIFAPGDRWGWSVLIERATGETLNPEHFVRQFVK, from the coding sequence ATGCACTCGTTTCTTGAACGGGAAAACCGGAAATTGAAGGAGCTTTACAACCCCTGGATGGAGGCGTACTGGCAAAAAAGCATCACCGGGGACGAAGAGTGGCGAAAAAAAGAGGAAGAGGCGGAGACGGCGTATCGGCGCTTGCTGGCGGACCCCGAAAGGTTCCGGACCATTCAGGAACTGCGGGCCCGGGCGAACCCCGGCTCCCTGGAACATCGGCAACTGGTGAGATTGGAGCTGGAGGCGACGGAAAACCGGATTCCGGATGATTTGCTTCAGCGAATCGTCCGGCTTTCCTCCCAACTCACCAGTGCGTTTTCCACGTTTCGCGGGGAGCTGGACGGCCGTAGGGTCACGGAAAACGATCTTCGCGAAATCCTGAAAACGTCCCGCGACCCGGAGCTTTGCCGGAAAGCTTGGATCGCCGGAAAACAAGTGGGCGCGGAAGTGGCGGACGGGCTCCTCGAGCTGGTGAAATTGCGCAACGAAGCGGCCCGGAGGCTGGGTTACGAGGATTATCATCACATGTCGTTCGCTCTCAGCGAGTTGGATCGCGATGAAATCTGGGATCTGTTTGACCGTCTCAAGGAACTGACCGATGAACCGTATCGCCGGGTCAAACGGGAAATCGACCGCGAACGGGCGGAGTGGTTCGGGATTCGGCCCGAGGACCTCAGACCCTGGCACTATCCCGACCCGTTTTTCCAGGAGGCTCCCGAGGTGAAGGGAGCCGATGTCACTCCTCATCTGCGGGGGAAAGACATCGTCGAACTGACCGTGAAGACATTTGATTCCGTGGGCATGGACATCCGGGACATTCTGGGGAGAAGCGATCTCTTCGAGCGGGAAGGCAAGGATCAGCACGCCTTCTGTCTGGATCTGGACCGCTCCGGTGACGTGCGGATCCTGTGCAATGTCCGGGAAGACCAGTACTGGATGGAAACGATGCTTCACGAGATCGGCCACGCCGTTTACGACAAATACATCGATCCGGAACTTCCGTTCATCCTGCACACCCCGGCACACATTTTCGTCACCGAGGCGGTTGCCATGTTCTTCGGCCGCATGGTGAAGCGGCGGGAATGGCTGAAAACGTTCCTTTTCCTGGAGGATCGCCTGCTGGACGAAATGGCCCCCGCCCTTGAGGCCACGGAACGTCGCCGGATGCTGATCTTTGCACGGTGGGTGATCACCTTCGTCCGGTTTGAGCGCGAACTGTACGCCAATCCGGACCAGGATCTGAACCATCTTTGGTGGAAGCTGGTTCGCGACATTCAGCTGGTTCAACCGCCGGACGGGACGGACGAACCCCACTGGGCCTCCAAGATCCACTTTACCGTGGCACCGGTCTATTACCACAATTATTTGCTGGGCGAGCTGACCGCCTCCCAGTTTGAATCGGCGATCCGCGATCGGACCGGTGGGAAGGTGTTCACCCCGGAAACCGGCCGCTTTTTCCGGGAACACATCTTCGCTCCCGGCGATCGATGGGGTTGGAGCGTCTTGATCGAACGGGCTACGGGGGAAACATTGAATCCGGAACATTTCGTTCGCCAGTTCGTGAAGTGA
- a CDS encoding ABC transporter permease subunit, with protein sequence MIEKRRSGRLFLWLGGCLLCLLALIALLAPWIAPYSLSYEEPVRIVNGKPIPAPEPPYAEHWLGKDQKGRDLLTLMLHGLKFTLFFVLIVSLFRVGIGGGIGLLMGMWTKKGADMEEAPRNKEKRLFSVSGLLAGIPPIFLLVWILKPQMGWPLLELTILQGIVIALFGVAPIASTVSELTKELKGRLSILAAKTMGASKGWLIRKHLLPMLKERIAILFMQDMIIVLNTLGQLSIFEIYLGGTHIEELFSGVFYDMSKSFEWVGLIGQNKTWVFVYPFLVWIPLLAYFFLLMSFSFLHKGLESRWRELYGKYPHI encoded by the coding sequence ATGATTGAAAAACGGCGGAGCGGTCGCCTGTTCTTGTGGCTCGGGGGATGCCTTCTCTGTTTGCTCGCTTTGATTGCCTTGCTGGCTCCCTGGATCGCTCCTTATTCTCTTTCCTACGAGGAACCGGTCCGTATTGTCAACGGGAAACCCATCCCCGCACCGGAACCCCCCTACGCGGAGCACTGGCTGGGAAAGGACCAAAAGGGAAGAGATTTGCTGACCCTGATGCTTCACGGTTTGAAGTTCACCTTGTTCTTTGTGCTCATCGTTTCCCTCTTCCGGGTCGGGATCGGCGGGGGAATCGGGCTCCTCATGGGAATGTGGACGAAAAAAGGCGCTGACATGGAAGAAGCTCCCCGGAACAAAGAGAAAAGGCTGTTCTCCGTTTCCGGATTGTTGGCGGGAATTCCTCCAATTTTTCTGTTGGTATGGATTCTCAAACCACAAATGGGCTGGCCGCTGTTGGAACTCACGATTCTTCAGGGCATCGTCATCGCCTTGTTTGGCGTGGCCCCCATCGCTTCCACCGTTTCCGAACTGACCAAAGAGCTGAAAGGGCGTCTGTCGATCCTGGCCGCCAAGACGATGGGGGCCTCAAAGGGTTGGCTCATCCGAAAACATCTGCTGCCCATGCTGAAGGAACGGATCGCCATCCTCTTCATGCAAGACATGATCATCGTGTTGAACACGCTGGGACAATTGAGCATATTCGAAATCTATCTGGGAGGGACACACATAGAAGAATTGTTTTCAGGGGTTTTCTATGACATGTCGAAAAGTTTCGAGTGGGTGGGGCTGATCGGGCAAAACAAAACGTGGGTGTTTGTTTATCCCTTCCTGGTGTGGATTCCGCTGCTGGCCTATTTCTTTCTCTTGATGTCTTTTTCTTTCCTTCACAAGGGACTGGAGTCAAGGTGGCGGGAGTTGTACGGCAAATACCCCCATATCTGA
- a CDS encoding ABC transporter permease subunit, with amino-acid sequence MWIRAIVTLIICFCLVLCIAALPNLVQIVIDPSKAEATLHNVLGDMRGYVTGIADGKSFYYEHFLDFRGMDPTTELRSYFKEMSPLFLYSAANLSFAGTLALLSGLIVGFLLAKSGGWIRQILDFLVSVPDFAVAFVLQLSVVFIYKQTEVLIAEVYSTHSDIAYFLPFLTIFYVPFVYVVKQVAETVYQILTEDYIRTAKAKGLAKRTIYPRHVLRNVLPVIESDLYRLSAFMTGNMIVVEVLFNSPGITRFLFSEYVWSGYATRVNHLLTLIMVYLLLYLAMKGVIAALKRRYAHD; translated from the coding sequence GTGTGGATCCGAGCGATTGTGACATTGATCATTTGTTTTTGCTTGGTGCTCTGTATCGCCGCCTTGCCGAATCTCGTTCAGATCGTGATCGATCCTTCCAAAGCGGAAGCCACCCTACACAACGTGCTCGGTGACATGAGGGGATATGTAACGGGGATCGCGGACGGAAAGAGCTTTTATTATGAACACTTCCTTGATTTTCGTGGAATGGATCCGACAACGGAACTGCGCAGCTATTTCAAAGAGATGTCTCCTTTGTTCCTGTATTCCGCGGCCAATTTGTCGTTTGCCGGAACATTGGCGTTGCTCTCGGGGTTGATCGTTGGATTCTTGTTGGCCAAATCCGGAGGATGGATCCGCCAGATCCTGGATTTTCTGGTATCGGTGCCGGATTTTGCGGTGGCCTTTGTCCTTCAACTGTCGGTGGTTTTTATTTACAAGCAGACGGAAGTATTGATCGCTGAAGTATATTCAACGCACTCGGACATTGCTTATTTCCTGCCTTTTTTGACAATTTTCTATGTCCCGTTTGTGTATGTGGTCAAGCAGGTTGCGGAAACGGTCTATCAAATCCTGACCGAAGATTACATACGGACCGCAAAAGCGAAAGGCCTTGCAAAACGGACCATTTATCCCCGGCATGTTCTCCGGAATGTGCTTCCGGTCATTGAGTCGGACTTGTACCGTCTGTCCGCTTTCATGACGGGAAACATGATCGTGGTTGAGGTTCTGTTCAACAGTCCGGGAATCACGCGCTTTTTGTTTTCCGAATATGTGTGGTCTGGCTACGCCACCAGGGTCAACCACTTGCTGACGTTGATCATGGTTTATCTGCTTCTGTACCTCGCCATGAAAGGGGTCATCGCCGCTCTGAAACGGAGGTATGCCCATGATTGA